Proteins encoded within one genomic window of Deinococcus betulae:
- a CDS encoding NAD-dependent epimerase/dehydratase family protein has product MNVLVTGATGFLGGAVARRLVAAGHEVRGLGRDAARGAELQAAGVTFVPADLRGADWGTLLRGTEAVVHAAARSTLWGRWADFQADNIRPSGELARACAAAGARLVHVSTPSVYNATGLTRQVREDTPLGPHFDSLYARSKWLAEEAVRAALPDATVLRPRGIYGVGDTSLVPRLARALKTGRLPRLTRAEVWTELTHVRNVVQAAELALARPAPGVFNVTDGQAVPLWATVDRLADALALPRPARYVPARLVEGAAHLLELGARLHPARPEPPLTASGVRLLTRPMTLDLTRARERLGYVPAVTPEAGLADVFAHLRSQP; this is encoded by the coding sequence ATGAACGTCCTGGTTACGGGCGCAACAGGTTTTCTGGGCGGCGCGGTCGCCCGCCGCCTGGTGGCTGCTGGACATGAGGTGCGCGGCCTGGGGCGGGACGCGGCGCGCGGGGCCGAGTTGCAGGCGGCCGGGGTGACCTTTGTGCCCGCCGACCTGCGTGGGGCCGACTGGGGAACGCTGCTGCGCGGCACCGAGGCCGTGGTTCATGCGGCGGCCCGCTCGACCCTATGGGGGCGCTGGGCGGACTTCCAGGCCGACAACATTCGCCCAAGCGGTGAACTGGCCCGCGCCTGCGCGGCGGCTGGCGCGCGTCTCGTTCACGTGAGCACGCCCAGCGTGTACAACGCCACGGGCCTGACCCGGCAGGTGCGCGAGGACACGCCGCTGGGCCCCCACTTTGACAGCCTCTATGCCCGCAGCAAGTGGCTGGCCGAAGAAGCGGTGCGCGCCGCCCTGCCGGACGCCACCGTGCTGCGCCCGCGCGGCATCTACGGCGTGGGAGACACCAGTCTGGTGCCTCGGCTGGCCCGCGCGCTGAAGACTGGGCGGCTGCCCCGCCTGACGCGGGCTGAGGTCTGGACCGAACTGACCCATGTACGCAACGTGGTTCAGGCCGCCGAACTGGCCCTGGCCCGCCCCGCGCCGGGGGTCTTCAACGTGACTGACGGGCAGGCAGTCCCCCTCTGGGCCACGGTTGACCGCCTGGCCGACGCGCTGGCGTTGCCCCGCCCGGCCCGTTACGTTCCCGCGCGGCTGGTGGAGGGCGCGGCCCACCTCCTCGAACTGGGTGCGCGGCTTCACCCGGCCCGGCCCGAGCCGCCGCTGACGGCCAGCGGCGTGCGCCTGCTGACCCGTCCCATGACGCTGGACCTGACCCGAGCCCGCGAGCGCCTGGGCTACGTGCCCGCCGTGACCCCAGAGGCGGGCCTGGCCGACGTTTTCGCCCACCTGAGGAGCCAACCATGA
- a CDS encoding MBL fold metallo-hydrolase, translating into MNSVRVLSLQAGECLNLAAITERGAAWRVQTYPAGFSLLLHPTRGPVLFDTGYGAPVLGAMRRWPGVLYGLVTPVRLRPQDTARAQLAVMGFAPQDVRHIIVSHLHADHVGGLRDFPQATFHLSRAAYRPLQGLRGLRAVRRAFLPEALPDDFEARTEWLNFVPAPPELAPFPEVADVFGDGTVQAVPLPGHAPGMVGLLVPEAEGLTVLAADAAWSVRAGREARPVHPVARAAFFDPVQEEASGAQLRAFLQANPRARLHVSHDTPEGWR; encoded by the coding sequence ATGAATTCAGTGCGGGTTCTTTCTCTCCAGGCCGGTGAATGCCTCAACCTGGCCGCCATCACCGAGCGCGGCGCCGCGTGGCGGGTGCAGACGTACCCGGCCGGGTTTTCGCTGCTGCTACATCCCACCCGCGGCCCGGTGCTGTTCGACACCGGCTACGGGGCGCCCGTGCTGGGGGCCATGCGCCGCTGGCCGGGGGTGCTCTACGGCCTCGTGACCCCGGTGCGCCTGCGTCCCCAGGACACCGCGCGCGCCCAGCTGGCCGTGATGGGCTTTGCGCCTCAGGACGTGCGCCACATCATCGTCTCGCACCTGCACGCCGACCATGTGGGGGGCCTGCGCGACTTTCCGCAGGCGACCTTTCACCTCAGCCGCGCGGCTTACAGACCCTTGCAGGGCCTCAGGGGCCTGCGGGCGGTGCGACGGGCCTTTTTGCCCGAAGCGCTGCCGGACGACTTTGAAGCCCGCACCGAGTGGCTGAATTTCGTGCCGGCGCCGCCTGAGCTGGCCCCCTTTCCCGAGGTGGCGGACGTGTTTGGTGACGGCACGGTGCAGGCCGTGCCGCTGCCCGGTCACGCACCCGGCATGGTGGGACTGCTGGTGCCCGAGGCCGAGGGCCTGACGGTCCTGGCCGCCGACGCCGCGTGGAGCGTGCGGGCCGGGCGCGAGGCCCGTCCGGTTCATCCCGTGGCCCGCGCCGCCTTTTTTGATCCGGTGCAGGAAGAGGCCAGCGGCGCGCAGCTGCGGGCCTTCTTGCAGGCCAATCCCCGTGCCCGCCTGCACGTCAGCCACGACACCCCGGAAGGCTGGCGGTGA